The DNA window TTCGATCTATATTTTTCCCCTCTTTTCCTATTACAAGACCTTTATCTTTTTTATTAATATCAAGAACGGCTATCTTCTTACCATCTTTTCTCTCTGAAACATGAATACTTTTAACTTTAACAGGCCAAATAATATTCTTAATAAACTTAACAGGATCATCTGAATACTCAATTATATCTATTGGTTTATTCAGAGTTTCTTTTACTCTCTGTGCATTTGCACCATTTTTCCCAATGGCAAGGCCCATGTCGCCTTCTTTAACAACATAAACAATTTTATTTTTATTGTCCTCAAAAATACAATCCTTAACAGTTGCACCGGTCATACTTTCAAAAAGCCCAATATACTTTATCTCGTCAGTTGAAATTTTAATTCCCATAAACCTTACCTCCAGAAAGTATATTGGACTCTCCGGGAGACATAACTACCATTACTGAAACAAGAAACGGTTTACCGCAAACTGTACCCAGCTCCAGTGATGTACCACTAAACTCTAGAATGGGTATGCTTGATATCTTTGAGTAATATAAAATATCCTCTTTAATATTTTTAGGACAGTTCTGAGCATAGATAATCATCTTAGCGTTACCCGTCTTAAGAGAATTAATGGATTTATTGGTTCCAAGTATCACCTTTCCGGTGTCTACTGTTCTCTTTATTTCTCTATTTACGTCCATTGAATAACCTCCTACTTTTTCATTATAAGTTTAACATTTCCTGTACCCATGGGTATCGGTTGCCCTATTATAACGTTCTCCGTTACTCCTGATAAGGCGTCAATCTCGCCAAACTTTGCAGCCTTCATAAGATGATTGGTAGTGACTTCAAAAGAAGCTCTGGCAAGTATACTGGCCTTTTCTCCACTAATCCCATGTCTTCCTATCTGCTTAATCTCTCCTTCCATGGTCATTAAATCAGCAAGTAACATTATGTGCCTTATATCTACTTCTAGACCCTGCTCTTCAAGAACCTTTCTGATTTCATCTACTATAGATCTTCTAGCTGCTTCAATTCCAAGTACCCTCTGTATCTCGTTTATATCATTTGATATTGACCGGGATAGATCGACCCCAGGAATTTTAAAAGCTTCTCCAAGATTTGAACCTTCTGTGTATATCACGTATTCATTTGATTCTTTTTTGATTAGGGCCCTTTTAACATTCTTAATCCCTTTAAGCTGGTGGCCTTTCACTCTATTAAAAAATTTTCTAAGCT is part of the Methanofastidiosum sp. genome and encodes:
- a CDS encoding NusA-like transcription termination signal-binding factor; amino-acid sequence: MGIKISTDEIKYIGLFESMTGATVKDCIFEDNKNKIVYVVKEGDMGLAIGKNGANAQRVKETLNKPIDIIEYSDDPVKFIKNIIWPVKVKSIHVSERKDGKKIAVLDINKKDKGLVIGKEGKNIDRIKNLLKRHHNLDDIMIM
- a CDS encoding 50S ribosomal protein L30e encodes the protein MDVNREIKRTVDTGKVILGTNKSINSLKTGNAKMIIYAQNCPKNIKEDILYYSKISSIPILEFSGTSLELGTVCGKPFLVSVMVVMSPGESNILSGGKVYGN